The Coffea arabica cultivar ET-39 chromosome 1e, Coffea Arabica ET-39 HiFi, whole genome shotgun sequence genome has a window encoding:
- the LOC140016259 gene encoding uncharacterized protein, with the protein MPPAKSGRGAGDGRLSSTSRGSAPRGSAQRGGQSDRGQGRGIPQGGQTSTSRVTCGYCGKPNHTEVECWRKARKCLRCGGVNHQIVNCPLISDTQPTARSNPRPTNVGGARSRVPARVYSLDQQSVPAPTEVVEGTIPVFHRLVRILIDPGATHSFVNPAFILGIDLKVERLPYDLEVRTPTGNQILLANEVYRNCDIWVDERKLVVDLISLAIKGYDVILGMDHYHARVDCRMKVVEFCIPGEATLKLDVRGMIASSTLISGIRARKLLSCGARGYLAFLINTPGEKIKLEDMPVISEYPDVFSEELESLPPEREIEFKVDLVPGTTPISKTPYRMAPAELKELKV; encoded by the coding sequence ATGCCACCTGCTAAATCCGGTCGTGGGGCTGGAGATGGACGGCTTTCGAGCACATCTAGGGGAAGTGCTCCGAGAGGAAGTGCCCAGAGGGGAGGCCAAAGCGATAGAGGCCAAGGTAGAGGTATTCCCCAGGGAGGCCAAACCTCCACTTCCCGGGTAACATGTGGGTACTGCGGGAAACCGAACCACACCGAGGTTGAGTGCTGGAGAAAGGCTCGAAAGTGCCTGAGGTGCGGAGGTGTGAATCACCAGATAGTCAACTGTCCGTTGATCAGTGACACCCAGCCGACTGCCAGGTCAAACCCAAGGCCGACCAATGTTGGAGGGGCCAGGTCGAGGGTTCCGGCCAGAGTATATTCGCTGGATCAACAATCCGTACCTGCACCAACggaggtagtggaaggtacAATCCCTGTTTTTCACCGATTAGTcagaattttgatagaccccggtgctactcattcttttgttaatCCTGCATTTATTCTTggaattgatttgaaagttgaaaggttaccttatgacttagaggtaAGAACACCTACGGGTAATCAAATTTTGCTTGCAAATGAGGTGTATAGGAATTGTGATATTTGGGTTGATGAACGAAAATTGGTAGTTGACCTCATTAGTCTAGCCATCAAGGGATACGATGTCATTCTAGGTATGGATCACTATCATGCTCGGGTAGATTGCAGGATGAAAGTGGTCGAATTTTGTATACCGGGGGAGGCAACTCTAAAGTTAGACGTGAGGGGTATGATAGCCTCTTCTACGCTTATTTCGGGAataagggctaggaaattgcttagtTGTGGGGCACGCGGTTACTTAGCTTTCCTGATTAACACTCCGGGAGAAAAGATTAAGTTGGAAGACATGCCAGTAATCAGTGAATACCCGGATGTATTTTCGGAGGAGTTGGAGTCTCTGCCACCAGAAagggagattgaatttaaggttgacCTAGTACCCGGAACTACTCCTATTTCGAAAACCCCCTATCGTATGGCTCCTGCTGAGCTTAAGGAGTTAAAGGTGTAA